The following proteins come from a genomic window of Pyxidicoccus sp. MSG2:
- a CDS encoding AraC family transcriptional regulator, translated as MDPFSDVFTAMRVRSALYCRMEATAPWGVKFPGSPHAKFGLVTRGSCWLEVTGEPSPIPLRGGDCYVVAPDVGITVRDALRTRPVDGEALIRTKVGDLLHLGGGGAPTHVVTGLFEFDEWSGKPVFEMLPSVLCVRGDEAQASALGATLNLLSLETATPTIGSPVVISRLAEILFVQTIRAHYASGRAGEQGWLAALGRGPLGAALRAMHHSPAHPWSVEALAGVAGMSRSAFALRFKEQIGETPLEYLTRWRMYKAGCLLRDGDSGLAEIADAVGYESPGAFNRAFQRVHAQTPGEFRRRTRQAGVAG; from the coding sequence GTGGACCCGTTCAGCGACGTGTTCACCGCGATGCGCGTCAGGAGCGCGCTGTATTGCCGGATGGAGGCGACCGCGCCGTGGGGCGTGAAGTTCCCCGGCTCGCCGCATGCGAAGTTCGGGCTGGTGACGCGCGGGAGCTGCTGGCTCGAGGTCACCGGGGAGCCGAGCCCCATCCCGCTGCGCGGCGGTGATTGCTACGTCGTCGCGCCCGACGTCGGCATCACGGTGCGCGACGCGCTCCGCACCCGTCCCGTCGATGGGGAGGCGCTCATCCGGACGAAGGTCGGCGACCTGCTCCACCTGGGCGGAGGCGGTGCGCCAACCCACGTCGTCACCGGCCTGTTCGAGTTCGACGAGTGGAGCGGCAAGCCCGTCTTCGAAATGCTGCCGAGCGTCCTGTGCGTGCGGGGCGACGAAGCCCAGGCCAGCGCGCTGGGGGCGACGCTCAACCTCCTGTCGCTCGAAACCGCGACGCCCACCATCGGCTCCCCCGTCGTCATCAGCCGACTGGCGGAAATCCTGTTCGTCCAGACGATTCGCGCGCACTACGCATCGGGCCGGGCGGGAGAGCAGGGCTGGTTGGCGGCGCTCGGGAGGGGGCCGCTCGGCGCGGCACTGCGCGCGATGCATCATTCCCCGGCGCACCCCTGGTCCGTCGAGGCGCTCGCCGGCGTGGCGGGTATGTCGCGCTCGGCATTCGCCCTGCGCTTCAAGGAACAGATTGGAGAGACGCCGCTCGAGTACCTGACGCGCTGGCGGATGTACAAGGCGGGGTGTCTGTTGCGCGACGGGGACTCCGGGCTCGCGGAAATCGCCGATGCCGTCGGCTACGAGTCACCCGGTGCCTTCAACCGGGCCTTCCAGCGCGTCCACGCGCAGACTCCGGGTGAGTTCAGGCGTCGCACCCGCCAGGCCGGCGTGGCCGGGTAG
- a CDS encoding SMI1/KNR4 family protein, with protein MTPTLDQLLATVVREHYPHPPATEAEIAAFESRAGWQLGAELRAFYLRCNGAELFEPLPNARYSLLSLGELQRARVRMRGSDDDSMGPASWWTLVDCQDSDFILVDVAQPPPYPLLDAYHGTYPAVTPVAASLREFLARALTSNNRLYWLHDD; from the coding sequence ATGACGCCAACCCTGGACCAGCTCCTGGCCACCGTGGTGCGCGAGCACTACCCGCACCCTCCCGCGACCGAGGCGGAGATTGCCGCGTTCGAATCACGCGCGGGCTGGCAGCTCGGAGCCGAGCTGCGCGCCTTCTACTTGCGGTGCAATGGCGCGGAGCTGTTCGAGCCGCTGCCCAACGCGCGCTACAGCCTCCTCTCTCTCGGAGAGCTACAACGCGCCCGCGTTCGAATGCGCGGCAGCGACGATGACTCCATGGGCCCCGCGTCCTGGTGGACGCTGGTGGACTGCCAGGACTCGGATTTCATCTTGGTGGACGTGGCCCAGCCGCCCCCCTATCCCTTGTTGGATGCGTACCACGGCACATATCCGGCCGTGACGCCCGTGGCAGCGTCGCTCCGCGAGTTTCTGGCGCGAGCCCTCACGAGCAACAACCGCCTCTACTGGCTCCACGATGACTAA
- a CDS encoding alpha/beta fold hydrolase: MESATPKALRTLGSGWAASVPIVLLATLAVAVVPRSRGLTFFPELRYAVLAPACVLLAVGAAFVYRALAGRTGRPRLALAAIVFGLALVLLLGMAVLGPRGLVASGLPAVIAVAATVVWFVPRSAERTRRSRLGTAALVLFGALEAAGVFAAIASERAAPPAAADLPRSMFDVEHRFIDLPSGARIHYVDEGQGETLLFLHGNPSWSFQWRDLIHGLRGSYRCIALDYPGFGLSQAPDGFGFTPGEESRVLEEFVDQLGLRDVTLVMQDWGGPIGTAFAERRPELVRGLILGSTWAWTTRTSEPRGIWSVIAGGPVGEFVQVNFNGIATVALKDSIVRELPSDVADVYVRPFRPLERRGIAAFYPGQITAASDWFAELEAGLPALKDKQALIFWALKDPGFPRSDLERWEQTLPNHKTVELPHASHFFFEDTSDEVISEIRAFISSTGPGVRVGGVAR; this comes from the coding sequence GTGGAATCAGCAACTCCGAAGGCCCTTCGCACGCTCGGCTCAGGATGGGCGGCGTCCGTGCCCATCGTGCTGCTCGCGACGCTCGCCGTCGCGGTGGTGCCTCGCAGCCGCGGGCTCACCTTCTTCCCCGAGCTCCGGTATGCGGTCCTGGCGCCCGCGTGCGTGCTCCTCGCGGTGGGCGCGGCGTTCGTGTATCGCGCGCTTGCTGGACGTACGGGTCGGCCACGACTTGCGCTGGCGGCAATTGTCTTCGGGCTCGCGCTGGTCCTGCTCCTGGGGATGGCCGTCCTGGGCCCTCGCGGGCTCGTCGCCTCGGGGCTCCCCGCCGTCATCGCCGTGGCCGCCACCGTGGTCTGGTTCGTCCCCCGCTCCGCCGAGCGGACTCGCCGCTCACGTCTCGGCACGGCCGCCCTCGTGCTCTTCGGGGCGCTCGAAGCCGCTGGCGTCTTCGCGGCGATTGCAAGCGAGCGTGCCGCGCCGCCCGCCGCTGCCGACCTCCCGCGCTCGATGTTCGACGTGGAGCACAGGTTCATCGACCTCCCAAGCGGCGCGCGCATCCACTACGTGGACGAAGGCCAGGGCGAGACGCTGCTCTTCCTGCACGGCAACCCGTCCTGGTCGTTCCAGTGGAGAGACCTGATTCATGGGCTTCGCGGCTCGTACCGCTGCATCGCCCTGGACTACCCAGGCTTCGGCCTGTCCCAGGCGCCGGACGGCTTCGGCTTCACCCCTGGCGAGGAGAGCCGCGTCCTCGAGGAGTTCGTCGACCAGCTCGGGCTTCGTGACGTGACGCTGGTCATGCAGGACTGGGGCGGGCCCATCGGCACCGCTTTCGCGGAGCGCCGTCCCGAGCTCGTGCGAGGCCTCATCCTGGGGAGCACCTGGGCATGGACGACGCGCACGAGCGAGCCGCGCGGCATCTGGTCGGTCATCGCCGGCGGTCCCGTGGGTGAGTTCGTGCAGGTCAACTTCAATGGGATTGCCACGGTCGCGCTGAAGGACAGCATCGTCCGTGAGCTGCCTTCCGACGTGGCGGACGTCTACGTGCGTCCATTCCGGCCGCTGGAGCGTCGCGGGATTGCCGCCTTCTATCCGGGGCAGATTACCGCCGCGAGCGACTGGTTCGCGGAGCTCGAAGCCGGCCTCCCCGCCCTCAAAGACAAACAGGCGCTCATCTTCTGGGCCCTGAAGGACCCCGGCTTTCCCCGGAGCGACCTCGAGCGCTGGGAGCAGACGCTTCCCAATCACAAGACTGTCGAGCTTCCCCATGCGAGCCACTTCTTCTTCGAGGACACCTCGGACGAAGTCATCTCGGAAATCCGTGCGTTCATATCGTCCACCGGTCCCGGGGTTCGCGTGGGAGGGGTTGCGCGATAA
- a CDS encoding RICIN domain-containing protein has protein sequence MVVVTRPPLGLGTAGPTHLAVAGGMPTAPTVAEPHAARADAVSATTSGRYSEGANTQKRLAPTTRRTQVTAVGGPLGGLARQAGVAACHSRVWRCATLPCGDWKRRSGATGNGACIQQAPCSGLSKQLWRRNSKGSGRYEIVAVNGGRCLDVTGGPTATGDGVLMALWDCSDLHRGAQALYFSRRSENGRAVR, from the coding sequence ATGGTCGTGGTCACCCGGCCGCCGTTGGGGCTCGGCACCGCCGGCCCGACCCACCTTGCAGTGGCGGGGGGCATGCCGACTGCGCCGACCGTGGCCGAGCCGCATGCTGCGAGGGCCGACGCGGTGAGCGCGACGACGAGCGGACGATACTCGGAGGGGGCAAACACGCAAAAGCGGCTAGCACCGACAACGCGCCGCACGCAAGTCACGGCGGTGGGGGGCCCTCTTGGTGGGTTGGCCCGACAAGCAGGCGTTGCCGCCTGCCACTCCAGGGTCTGGCGGTGCGCTACCTTGCCGTGCGGCGATTGGAAGCGCCGCTCCGGCGCCACCGGCAACGGCGCGTGTATCCAGCAGGCGCCGTGCTCGGGCCTGTCGAAGCAGCTCTGGAGGCGCAACAGCAAGGGCTCGGGCCGGTACGAAATCGTCGCCGTCAACGGAGGCCGCTGCCTGGATGTGACGGGCGGCCCCACCGCCACGGGCGACGGTGTGCTGATGGCGCTCTGGGATTGCTCGGACTTGCACAGAGGAGCGCAAGCCCTCTATTTTTCGCGCCGGTCGGAAAACGGCAGAGCGGTTCGGTGA
- a CDS encoding VOC family protein, with the protein MKLNHLDLQVPDVQRTALFFERYFDFEHGSNRASPAIAILSDRHGLVLVLQKLKDPAQAYPEGFHLGFYVDTEDAVTQFHARATSDGLEVSEVTRNNRGTMVYCKAPGGLLVEVNCRPRAS; encoded by the coding sequence ATGAAGCTGAATCACCTCGACCTGCAGGTCCCCGACGTCCAGCGCACCGCTCTGTTCTTCGAGCGCTACTTCGACTTCGAGCACGGCTCGAATCGGGCCTCGCCAGCCATCGCCATCCTCTCGGACCGGCATGGCCTCGTGCTCGTGTTGCAGAAGCTCAAGGACCCGGCGCAGGCCTACCCGGAAGGGTTCCACCTCGGCTTCTACGTCGACACGGAAGACGCCGTGACGCAGTTCCACGCCCGCGCGACGAGCGACGGGCTGGAGGTCTCCGAGGTCACCCGGAACAACCGCGGCACGATGGTGTACTGCAAGGCGCCGGGAGGCCTCCTCGTCGAGGTCAACTGCCGCCCCCGCGCGTCCTGA
- a CDS encoding SDR family NAD(P)-dependent oxidoreductase, producing the protein MTGPPPDGLEALTRTINAEEGSARFRKLDVTRLEDMEAFIGYARTELGRVEIIINNAGIMPMSLMETRKVDDRNESWR; encoded by the coding sequence CTGACAGGACCTCCTCCGGATGGCTTAGAGGCGCTCACGCGGACCATCAACGCCGAGGAAGGCTCGGCCCGATTCCGGAAGCTCGACGTGACGCGGCTGGAGGACATGGAGGCATTCATCGGCTACGCGCGGACGGAGCTGGGACGCGTGGAAATCATCATCAACAACGCTGGCATCATGCCGATGTCGCTGATGGAGACGCGGAAGGTCGACGACAGGAACGAGTCGTGGCGTTGA
- a CDS encoding nuclease A inhibitor family protein has translation MRRIALLALMFLAACSEAPPQDGLETASSSAALLLSPEAEARILDFVNYPGNSVGVLQNQVGIHPWAAVAITAHRDGADSVSPSADDAYFTTIAGLDAVPNVDDTVLQQLDVYSAAHPAPAGETVEGVSFRGWESESVVWGVNHADSATIHNLLEARAADHLYAGRPYTRVAQMGAVTWVGPTALVQLRAHALPWWNCLHGQTCLAGTFDGVTFNEPTAVTALDLANQATYAQLTGHGVAGAQANDLIAARPYTSLAAVAATYGIGTATMDALKTYAQGGPSTCITLWSNAVAPQLPHVLLMSESDRPVELVSWQGEGGSAPTAATVLALAGVPSGYTAEVRVVSNYFRALEPSSGSADPWAAANIENAFDTQLTDVIYVALHAPPGGPNQAVVQVFLVGRTSCGDLVGIKSIAIET, from the coding sequence ATGAGACGCATCGCTCTGCTCGCTCTGATGTTCCTCGCTGCATGCTCCGAGGCCCCTCCCCAGGACGGCCTTGAAACGGCCAGTTCCTCCGCCGCCCTCCTGCTCTCGCCCGAGGCCGAGGCGCGCATCCTCGACTTCGTCAACTACCCCGGCAACAGCGTCGGCGTGCTCCAGAACCAGGTGGGCATCCACCCCTGGGCGGCGGTGGCCATCACCGCCCACCGCGACGGCGCCGACAGCGTCTCCCCCTCGGCCGATGACGCCTACTTCACCACCATCGCCGGGCTCGACGCGGTGCCCAACGTCGACGACACGGTGCTGCAGCAGCTCGACGTGTACTCGGCGGCGCACCCGGCGCCGGCGGGCGAAACGGTCGAGGGCGTGAGCTTCCGCGGTTGGGAGTCGGAGTCGGTGGTGTGGGGCGTCAACCACGCCGACTCGGCCACGATCCACAACCTCCTCGAGGCGCGCGCCGCGGACCACCTGTACGCGGGGCGCCCGTACACCCGCGTAGCGCAGATGGGCGCCGTCACCTGGGTCGGCCCGACCGCGCTCGTGCAGCTGCGCGCTCACGCGCTGCCGTGGTGGAACTGCCTGCACGGACAGACCTGCCTTGCCGGCACGTTCGACGGCGTCACCTTCAACGAGCCCACCGCCGTGACCGCACTGGACCTCGCCAATCAGGCCACGTACGCGCAGCTCACCGGGCACGGCGTCGCCGGCGCGCAGGCCAACGACCTCATCGCCGCGCGCCCGTACACGTCGCTGGCGGCGGTGGCGGCGACGTACGGCATCGGCACGGCGACGATGGACGCGCTCAAGACCTACGCGCAGGGCGGCCCCTCCACCTGCATCACGCTGTGGTCGAACGCGGTGGCGCCGCAGCTGCCGCACGTGCTGCTCATGAGCGAGAGCGACCGTCCTGTCGAGCTGGTGTCGTGGCAGGGCGAGGGCGGGAGCGCGCCAACCGCCGCCACGGTGCTGGCACTGGCCGGCGTGCCGTCGGGATACACCGCCGAGGTGCGCGTGGTCTCGAACTACTTCCGCGCGCTGGAGCCGTCGAGCGGCAGCGCCGATCCGTGGGCCGCGGCCAACATCGAGAACGCGTTCGACACCCAGCTCACCGACGTCATCTACGTCGCGCTGCACGCGCCGCCGGGCGGCCCCAACCAGGCCGTCGTGCAGGTCTTCCTCGTCGGTCGCACCTCGTGCGGTGACCTCGTCGGCA
- a CDS encoding CPBP family intramembrane glutamic endopeptidase — translation MDSQSEPASTVSPPSPAPLSVPLQALEPLAPERPRVWPVFLAFGLALVTLLVAGALLAGIAVAVELARTGVKPQDTEALNAVVEKLKLMPWLHVAGVVMSSTTTLAAALIGAWLSPRPWRERLRLQAGAPLPPWVWAAAVMGCCALGQAMESATILTGAWDWTTSLKGIQATSAASPGTFALLMLFGALVAGTAEELFFRGYVQSRLVERWGRTAGIATAASLFGLMHMDPIHGPIALVMGLFLGWLAERTGSLRLPVCVHILNNAVSFLLTRYSVPSSELSTSVHVTMLIVCPLLVVGALVLVRRSSGVAVPAGHG, via the coding sequence ATGGATTCCCAGTCCGAGCCCGCCTCCACCGTCAGTCCGCCCTCCCCGGCGCCGCTGTCCGTCCCACTCCAGGCCCTGGAGCCTCTTGCGCCGGAGCGCCCGCGCGTGTGGCCCGTCTTCCTCGCGTTCGGGCTCGCGCTGGTGACGCTCCTGGTGGCCGGGGCCCTCCTCGCCGGCATCGCGGTGGCGGTGGAGCTGGCGCGCACCGGCGTGAAACCCCAGGACACCGAGGCTCTCAACGCCGTGGTGGAGAAGCTCAAGCTGATGCCCTGGCTCCACGTGGCGGGAGTGGTGATGTCCAGCACCACCACGCTCGCCGCGGCGCTCATTGGCGCCTGGCTGTCACCCCGACCGTGGCGCGAGCGGCTGCGCCTCCAGGCCGGCGCACCGCTGCCGCCCTGGGTGTGGGCGGCCGCCGTGATGGGCTGCTGCGCGCTGGGACAAGCGATGGAGAGCGCCACCATCCTCACCGGCGCGTGGGACTGGACCACCTCGCTGAAGGGTATCCAGGCCACCAGCGCGGCCTCGCCTGGCACATTCGCGCTGCTGATGCTCTTCGGCGCGCTGGTCGCGGGCACGGCCGAGGAGCTGTTCTTCCGCGGCTACGTGCAGAGCCGCCTGGTGGAGCGCTGGGGGCGCACGGCCGGCATCGCCACCGCGGCCAGCCTCTTCGGCCTCATGCACATGGACCCCATCCACGGCCCCATCGCCCTGGTGATGGGCCTGTTCCTGGGGTGGCTCGCCGAGCGCACCGGCAGCCTGCGCCTGCCGGTGTGCGTGCACATCCTCAACAACGCGGTGTCCTTCCTGCTCACCCGCTACTCGGTGCCCTCCTCGGAGCTCTCCACCTCGGTGCACGTGACGATGCTCATCGTGTGCCCGCTGCTGGTGGTGGGGGCCCTGGTGCTGGTGCGCCGGTCCAGCGGGGTGGCCGTGCCGGCCGGGCATGGGTGA